The sequence TTGCTCTTGGCTCGATCCTTTCTAGTAGGATCGATCGTCTTTTATATGTTTTACTTTTATGGgccatattttaaagaaattttattttttgtattattttaatatttaagtattACTGCTAGCTGTTTACATagcaattatgaatatttttcaaatacaaaaatataataaaaacaaaactacaattctctaaataatttttgtatttgcttTAACGCCAATTGGATATTCTTTGgctgtgattttttttttattttagattcaaAGTCTGATtgattgaaaatgtttatatttctgTATTTTGGTTAAGATTGTATTGTATCGGAGATAAAAACGATTTACGGCAGAAGTCCGCCGCCTGTTAAGAGAAGAATTATTATGCGAAACCGTTTCTGACATACCTCAGAGGTATAAACATTTCCACCAAAGGCTCAGCCATTTGTACGACTATACCATATTTAGATGTATCAATCATGAGTGCAAGTTATTTGGCGTAAAAAGTAcgcgattttaaaatatttgcctTATATGTGTTCAGCGtaccaaaattatataaaaactttttgactGTCGAGTAGTGCtatttttggaaatatctaCGATTTTAAAGtagttgcttcttgttttataaacagcccaattttgaaaaaaattccccgggagttttttttcccttttctcatttttcctattcaaattctatgttaaaaaaacgaaaaggggaaaaactcccggggaatttttttcatgattgggttgaaagtaaattttatatttaataaagacAAAATGAATCCCTTCTTTAAAATCACTTATATCTCCTATGATTTAAAACCGACATATGATTGATTCTCTAATTGCGTACTGTACCAACCACTTGAAATATATGTTCTTAACGTATATGAATTAATCGATTTAAAGAGTAATTGaatacaataaatatacatgtttgttttaattatttattgaattaatcattataattacatttgattattacatacatacgtatatgTATAGTGCATGTAGTTAACATAAATCATCTTTTAtaaatcttaaataatttttaatgaataacCACATAATTTCggctacatacatatatttttatgttttgcgCAAATCATATATAACTAgagggttttttttttaaataagaatcGAACTTAAGAAGTGTATAATAGTTGGTTATAATTTATTCGTAAATTTACGAAAATTGAATCtgtatttaaaaactaatatgaaaaacatacaaataacaCATAATACAGAGTGAGTGcagtaataaatataaacataaataaaatattttaatataaaaaaatagttaattcaaataaaatttttaataatagctaGAATTAAAGATTTGTTAATGGAATAAATtaagtgttattttttttgtgtgctAATGATTATGAAAAAGGTCTAATTgaagaaatgaaaatatattttaacatttgatTAAAATGTCCAAAAAGTAATTCCTTtttgtatatacattagggtaaTAACATTTTTGAACCTCAAAATCCATAGCAATATTGTCTGGATAACAAAAACCGACTTTTAAGTCAATTTGGTGAAATATAGGAGTgtgtcaatatttaaaattggtttgaggagtggaatttgtggtaattctacttaaaataatcattatgaataaaaaatccgcgggagttttttttttattttccatctttaacattgaatttgaaaaggaaaaaaaaatataagctgaatataaaaatgataatattaagaaaatatcgGCACAGCCGATACAGAGCactgttaaaaacaatttttgttaaaaaaatggtgaaaaaaggTTTTGAAGAGGgtttctagattttaaatactaaCCGGACTATACACTATACatatattaatgtatcaatcatgtttgtaagttatttgggggcttcaaaaagttgatttcaacatacagactagAAGAGTATtcaaaaccggtcaaccgggtttctttaacttttcgttTTTTATAAGATGAATTCCTAAagctcatttaaaaatatttttgataaacttttataccatttttaaaaatattgatttattttatagaaaattatagcttGACAATAtctcgtaaaagatataaaaaattgcataaagatagagccttaaGCCTTACCCCCtggttatacctgataaatttttatcatgataaacttcaaaatggttgtctaaataaaaaattatcaggtatagtctccatttattagtattatttcttcgttatgataaaattgttagtgcttttgcttagacaactttgtcttgacaacaaatgtcatttattgttatgatgaatatttgtcaagtatagacagggggttaagaattaaaaataaaatttcagagGATTTAatacacaattcttaacatattttttattagcgTAAACAATAGGATGGCAAAACAATGaggattaaattttaatattaatttttaaaggtaAATGTAAACACATTATGTAAATTAGACACATGTAATGGTTTTTATGATAGAAATGAAATTACACATGTAATTAAAGCCAAaaagtttatttcattattctgaaaaaataatgaaaaaaggtgaaattatattttaaaatctatttatttttcttatgaaaCATGACTTTACACATGTAATTGTTTTCTCTTCAATAATAAtgtctataaaaaataaatttaagacctttttcatattaaaaaaaaaaataaaaatcgaaaccgtttttttggacactctaatacagacggacatgtatatatcgactctgctatctataacaaaacaacttaagtgtaattttccaatttttctggAGAGcgtaaaaactgttgaattggtcgataatttttttattaaagaatttcgaaacattgtataattctttgagacaaataataaagttcttcaaGAAAAAATATCGTATTTCTCAAACAAAGGTTCGTAATacttaattcaattttcaaaatcaaattaaatgttaTCTCTTAAATATTCCATTTAAAACGTTTCTTTACGATTGAATTCATATGCTTAATTCCTTAGTATTtcaaacgtattgaattcattcctttgagaattcattccgtattgaattaaattgttttattattcaaatccataacaaaatagcttaataAAATGTACTCTTAATCTATTACAATACAAAAATGCTTAGAACATTTCttccaattcattttgtaaatgattaaaagcaaaaccAAAACATATTGAATGAAGAGCACATATTTTAGTTCAATTtagattagatttgaattaacacaaaatttaattattcaacattgaatgaattctattcatATAAAAGTAATGAATTTGTTATGTTAGGAATGGATATATGGAATGAATTCCTAAcgtttttaattatgaaataagattttagtgagttaagcttaattttactaaaataattcgaaatacATTTTCATGCTATACAAAGCCTTGCTATATGATATTTTAGATATCTAAAAAATGACAAAAAGTTATAACTCTAATATACATGTTATGAATTAGACCACTTTCATAATCACATGGCACCATTATCGATTTTcgcaaatacatatatgtacctTTGTATCAAATAATACATAAATGAATGAGGAGGATTTCAACTCTAAATTCGGGTACCACCATATAAAGCTTTGTTgctaataaaagtaaaatacaatttttatattaaaaattaaattatatatatgtatatatataaataaatacatatgtatgtatgtatatgtctTATAGTATGTACATGAGATTTAAAaatggaaacattttaaattaaactttcttATAAATGTTATGTGTTATAATCATCATGTTGTGAACTGAAATAGCTTACGAGTCCGCTAAATTCACTGGCTTGACGTTCTTGCCTGGTCGGTTGTTGTTCGGCTGTTGGCGGCGTATTATCTGAAGGTGCCGGTGTTGAATTATCGTCATTGACTTCAGTTGGGGGTCCCGGTGAACTCTGTGATCCGGACGAATCACCGGCCGGTCGCACTGGTGATTTCTTAGCAGTATTTGTGGTGTATGCTTGCAGTGTAGTTAGTTTTTTTCGTGGCTCTGCCACAGGCACTGCTGCAATTATAGGTTTTTCGGATTGTGGTACGACGGGTGTCGGTGATGACGTTTTTGGAGGACTTATTTTGATTGGTAAATCCTGTGCCACTAAGACTGGCTTAGAACTGGAGCTAGGTTCATTTATATCGGGAGTAGGTGGAGGTGTAGGCTGAGCTGTAGCCGTTGGCGTAGTCGAAGACTTTGCAGCTGCAGCAGATACTATGACTGATGCAGGAGACTGTGTAAGAGCTGATGGAATTGGAGGTATTTGTGTGGGAGGGCGTGGTGCCGAACCAGGTCCAGAACGTTGACCAGGTGGTGTCGTTAAAGGAGGTGGTGGCGGGTAGAATCCATAGGGTGGATAAGCTCCTGCAGATTATATTTACATAAGATTATAATAATTGTGtagaatagagcattaaaaaaaacttacgcgAACCAGCCGAGTACTCCGGCGCATGGATATTTGGAGGTCTTAAATTAACACGCGGCCCAAAATTCGGATTTCCATACATAGGTGGCCTACTAAGGAAGGTATAATTAATGTGTTAACAATATAAACAACAGTTGCACTCAAATTACCTGTACATATTTAGATGTGGTGATGCATGTCGTGCATTGGGTGGCATTCCTAGGTAGGGTGGTGGTACGTGATGCATTGGATTTCTTATTGAACCCGGTGACGAAGATGGTGGAGCAGGGGGTCCTGAACTCGAGCCTTTTAGAGGAGGGGGTGGACCGTATGATGATCGATTGGCAGGATGTGGTGGTAATAGGCTAGGTGGCAATTGAGGTGGTCCTCGATGACGCTGAATACCAATTTGCGAAATTCGATTTCCTGGTAGATCGTAAAATCTTGGACCTACATTGATGTTGTTGTATTAGTGAGATAAAAATAATGTGTATGATTCATTCCACCGAACATCAACCAACAATTTAATTTGGCTCTTcagattttgtaaatttttggcagacttttttgaattttcaaaaatcgtaaaaattaaaaatagaaatgttAAAATGGTTATAAATATGTCTGCCAAATATGAACAAAGTCTGAAGGCCAAcgttaaaaaatagtattttttaaaaatctgtcATGGTGTGAATGAACTTGTATAAGGATTCTTACCATCAGCCCTCACATAAGCGCCGCTTATTGGAGGCATGGTCACACCTGGTCTGTTAGTAACTGTATGTGATGTTGGTGGCATACTGGTAATGACACTAGCTTGCATTGGTAGCTTCGTTGGCGATCCACTTTTAATAACACTCGATGGCTGGGAAGAGATACCAGTACCAACAGATTCACTGTTCTTAACTATAGCTGAAGCTAAAGCGGCATTTGTTGCAGTCGCCGCAGTCACGGCCGCagctgtttgttgtttttgtagcgTGTCTCTGAGAggtgtaattttttttcgtcttCCTCGTGGCTTGTTTTCTGCTACTGGTTGGGGATTTGTTGATTTGTCCTGCGCTGGGTGATCGATCATTGGAGACGATTTGGTGAGGATTGAAGGTGGTGGTGGTAGGCTTAGAGGTGGCCTATTTGTTCCTAAAGCTTGTGATACGTGTGTAGGTTGCAAGGGTATATTGTGGACCATTCGATTAATTAAAGAATGATGGGAGGGCGAAGGTGTTGTCGGGGGATAGTTTCGGTCCAACGGCTGTGTTAAAGGAGCTGATAGAGCACTTTGCAAAAGATGAGATGTAGGTGGTTGTCCACCACCGTGACGTTGCATCATGTGATGAGTATTGGACATGGCTTCGTGCATTAAATACTGCTGATGTCGTAGTAATGGAGGATGCATTGTTGGCATTGGCAGCCTCTTCCTCACTGGTTCCTGGAGACCTGAGACTGCTGGTGTTGGTAATGTTGCAGGGGTTACTTGCGGGCTATTTGAGGGGAATGTAGAAATTACGCTTGCAGGTAAAATTGGTTTTTCTACTTCCTTCATTTTAGTAGGTTTGACAATAGTGGGCGTTCTCAAAACTTCGTCTGGTGGTGGAAGGTCTCTAGCCGCAGCTCCACCAAACTCTTCTTCCTCCTCCACCATACGAGCAATAGCATCTTCGTCCATATCCTCGGGCAAATCATCAGGAAGATCAGCATCATCGAAATCATCATCAACTTCACCCATATCATTGCTTAAATCGTCCAGACTTTCGCCACGCCGTTGTAAGTAGTCTATGTCAAGTACCTTCGCTTGTCGTATAACTGACAATGGGACTGTTGAGAGAGAATCTCCTCCTGCGGTCTTAGTAGGAGATCGTTTGTCCTTTTCGCCGTCAGTTTTAATGGGGGTAAGTCTGGGTGTAGCCACGAGTTTTGCACCTTCGGCGTTCTTTTCTGCCAACATGCGTTTAATTTCTTCTTGgcgttttatgaatttttcacgCTCTTCGGGAGGCGTGTCAGGCCGTTGAACTCCAGGTTTAATGCCACCATCGGAACTGTCATCTTCGAAATCCTCAATGTAAGCATATCGGCGCCCTCTCGTACGACGTGTACTGTCTTCACTATCGGACTCGCTGCCCTCATCCTCCGACGACTTCTtcttcttttttgattttggtGGAGGTTTTTCTTTACCTTTGCCTTTTGTTTTTGACGAACTGGAACTAGTTTTTAGAGGTTGAGAGCGAGGTTGCTTGCCCATGCCCTTTCCAGAACCAGCGTTGTCATTTTCATCGTCGTCGTCGTCTTCTTCCGATTCGCTCACATCATCGTCGGAGTATTCGACTTTCTTGGGTTTTTTGATTGGTGAGCTCTTGGGTTTGGGAGATTTTTGCACAAATGGTATAGTCGACTTCTTAGCTTTCTTTCTTTGGTTGGGCCTCCAGGCACCGTCAGATTCATCTGTAGTGGTATCATCACACAAATCAGCGCTGTCGATATTTTCCGATAGTTCAGAAATATCGTCATCATCAGCTTCACTTTCTGTGTAGTCGGAATCGTCCTTCCGTTTCTTTTTGGACTTTGGTCGTTGCACATCTTCATCGTCGCTTTCGTCCACAACAAACCTTCTATCTTTACGGCGTTCGCGAAATGCTCTACGCGCAGCCTTACGCCGCTTTTTCTTAGACTTTCCATGTCGTTTGTATATTTCAAGACTGGAATCGCTGTTCGAAGCTGAAATTGAGGTATCCTCTTCTTCATCATCATCCAATGATGAGCCTTTAAAATCCTCATCGGATGCATTGTCATCTTCAGAGCTTATATCCAAAGTAGTAAGTTTACGAGATTTTTTCTTCTGCGATggcttaatattaaatttacgcATAATTGGTTCAGCATCACTGTCGTCATCGTCTTCTTTTTCGACAGTTTCTTTTTTCTCGTCCTTAGTTGCTTCTTTGGATTCAGTCTTTATGAAATCCTCTTCTTTTGTTTCCTTGACATCTTTATCTTCTTTGCTGCCTTCTTCCTTTGGTGGTACGGCGACCTCTTCATCACCATCTATGTGCTTTTGGCGTGCCTTTTCCTCCTTATCGGCCTCTATTATAGTGGAAATATCTTTTCCGCGACCCAAATTTCCAGCACCTGCTGCTTCGTCCATTTCTTTTTTAAGCGCTGAATTGATAATTTCGTCATACTCGTTGAGGCGATAACTGACATTAATTTGCCTTCGCTTGCGTAACTTGTAGATTGGCTCATTGTCACTTTCAGAGTAAGTTGATGAAGACGAGGAGGAATTACTACTCTTGGATTCATTCCTAGATTTCTTTGAGTTTTGCGAATCACTATCAGAGCCACTACCACGCTTTTGCAATCGACTTCGTCTACTGCGAGTAGTATTATGCCGCCGATCGCGGTGGTTGCGTTTGTCACTGTTCTTCGAATTCTTTGAGCGGTTTCTGTTTTTATTCTTTGCAGTTTGTTTCTTTGCTCCGCTTTCCCTACTGTCATCGGAATTTGTACTTGATTCTTCGTCATCGTTCTCCTCTTGTGAACGATCGTCTGCACTGGAATTGTCATTGTTTCTCTTTGCATTCATTCTACGATTCTTTTTGCTTTTATGTTCTTTTGATTCCTCCTCCGCTTTTTCTTGACGTACTTTTTCTTCCTCAGCCAATCGTTTCACTTGTTCTTCTTCttgctttttattttcaaccaaatcATCAAACTCTTTCAATTGATTTTCTAACGCTTTGATAAGTTGCTCCTGTTGACAAGGAGGACAATACCAATCTCCCTCAGGAATGTAAAACAGAACTGGTGATAGGCAGGAACAATGATAGCCTTTGTCACAGTTGTCACACAGTAAAATCCATTCAGGGTGGTCTGATTTATTGCACTTTTGACATGCTTCCTCTTCTGCAGCTGCTGCACTAGCGTCATCGACAGCATCTTCCTTGCGCACGGTACGTGCTCTCTTCATGGGCACTACTTGAGATTCATCTTCTATATCGGACTCGGGTGAAAATTCATGATCCGATTTAAAAAGTGGTGAGCCCGGATCGGTTTCATAATGTGGCGGCTCCTCGTCTTCTTCATCTGGTTCTTCTTGTTCCTCCGAACCAGATGACCAATTGCCATCCTTTCCCggacattttttcttttgtacttTTCTCTTGGTTTCGACATCACTCTCTTCAGATTCGGATGACGGTTCAGTAGTAGGTGGTACTACTGTTGGATCAGCCTGCTTTTctgcttttttctttttttttaactctTGCTTCATAGTTCTCAATGCAATTTCTTCGAGTTTACGACGCTCTGCTTCTTCTCGTATCTTTTGTTGGGCTATTCGTCTCGATTGGCGTACTGGTGTTTCACTGTCTACGTCAATAATGTTAGTAGCATCGACATCACGTTGTTTACGTACTCCTTTTGTTGGTGTTTTAGTTGTTGTAGGACTCGATTTGGGTTTAGCAATTTCGTTCTTTATTATAGTTTGACTAATTTTAGTTTCAACATCTTCACTAATATCTTCTTTAGAGCATGACTTTGATTTATCGCTCAATAATTTCTCCacattgtttttctaaaatataaaaacatattcgattacatacatatgtatgtacaaataaGATTATATTTATTcttctttataattttataagagATTCTAgagaaaaaaggaaaataataagTGATCACTCAAaattcccaccaaatatcaatttttatgtgaaaaaatcGATAATAAGAGGTcttagaggaaaaacgacaatgatctgtgatcactcatatttcccaccaaatatcgattttttatttgaaaaatttaaaatcaccaaGTATCgacttttataagaaaaatctaaTATCACTCATAGATCTTTAATAAGACGTCCAAgatgaaaaaggacaataatctgtgatactcttatttcccaccaaatcactcatagatcgttactGAGAGGTcatagaggaaaaagggcaataatctgtgatcactcttatttcccaccaaatatcgatttttatatgaaaaatctaaaatcaatcACAGTTCGTTAATAAGACGTCCTAGATGAAAAagaacaataatctgtgatcacacttatttcccaccaaatatcgatttttatatgaaaaatctaaaatcactcataattcGTTAATAAGACGTCCTAGAtcaaaaaggacaataatctgtgatcactcttattttccaccaaatatcgatttttatatgaaaaatctaaaatcactcatagattgttaataagacgtcctagatgaaaaaggacaataatctgtgatcacacttatttcccaccaaatataaatttttatatgaaaaatttaaaatccctCATAATTCGTTAATAAGACGTCCTAGAtcaaaaaggacaataatctgtgatcactcttattttccaccaaatatcgatttatatatgaaaaatctaaaatccctcatagatcgttaataagacgtcctagatgaaaaaggataataatctgtgatcactcttattttccaccaaatatcgatttttatatgaaaaatctaaaatccctcatAATTCGTTAATAAGACGTCCTAGAtcaaaaaggacaataatctgtgatcactcttatttccatccaaatatcgatttttatatgaaaaatctaaaatccctcatAATTCGTTAATAAGACGTCCTAgatgaaaaaggacaataatctgtgatcactcttatttcccaccaaatatcgatttttatatgaaaaatctaaaatcaatcACAGTTCGTTAATAAGACGTCCTAGATGAAAAagaacaataatctgtgatcactcttatttcccaccaaatatcgatttttatatgaaaaatctaaaatccctcatAATTCGTTAATAAGACGTCCTAgatgaaaaaggacaataatctgtgatcactcttatttcccaccaaatatcgatttttatacgaaaaatctaaaatccctcataattcgttaataacacgtcctagatgaaaaaggataataatctgtgatcactcttattttccaccaaatatcgatttatatatgaaaaatctaaaatccctcatagatcgttaataagaagtcctagatgaaaaaggacaataatctgtgatcactcttatttcccaccaaatatcgatttttatatgaaaaatctaaaatccctcatagatcgttaataagacgtcctagatgaaaaaggacaataatctgtgatcactcttatttcccaccaattatcgatttttatatgaaaaatctaaaatccctcatAATTCGTTAATAAGACGTCCTAGATCAAAAAgcataataatctgtgatcactcttattttccaccaaatatcgatttttatatgaaaaatctaaaatccctcatAATTCGTTAATAAGACGTCCTAGAtcaaaaaggacaataatctgtgatcactcttatttccctccaaatatcgatttttatatgaaaaatctaaaatccctcatAATTCGTTAATAAGACGTCCTAgatgaaaaaggacaataatctgtgatcactcttatttcccaccaaatatcgatttttatatgaaaaatctaaaatcaatcACAGTTCGTTAATAAGACGTCCTAGATGAAAAagaacaataatctgtgatcactcttatttcccaccaaatatcgatttttatatgaaaaatctaaaatccctcatAATTCGTTAATAAGACGTCCTAgatgaaaaaggacaataatctgtgatcactcttatttcccaccaaatatcgatttttatatgaaaaatctaaaatccctcataattcgttaataacacgtcctagatgaaaaaggataataatctgtgatcactcttattttccaccaaatatcgatttatatatgaaaaatctaaaatccctcatagatcgttaataagaagtcctagatgaaaaaggacaataatctgtgatcactcttatttcccaccaaatatcgatttttatatgaaaaatctaaaatccctcatagatcgttaataagacgtcctagatgaaaaaggacaataatctgtgatcactcttatttcccaccaattatcgatttttatatgaaaaatctaaaatccctcatAATTCGTTAATAAGACGTCCTAGatcaaaaaggaaaataatctgtgatcactcttattttccaccaaatatcgatttatatatgaaaaatctaaaatccctcatagatcgttaataagaagtcctagatgaaaaaggacaataatctgtgatcactcttatttcccaccaaatatcgatttttatatgaaaaatctaaaatccctcatagatcgttaataagacgtcctagatgaaaaaggacaataatctgtgatcactcttatttcccaccaattatcgatttttatatgaaaaatctaaaatccctcatAATTCGTTAATAAGACGTCCTAGAtcaaaaaggacaataatctgtgatcactcttatttcccaccaaatatcgatttttatatgaaaattctaaaatccctCATTCGTTAATAAGACGTCCTAGAtcaaaaaggacaataatctgtgatcactcttatttcccaccaaatatcgatttttatatgaaaaatctaaaatccct comes from Calliphora vicina chromosome 2, idCalVici1.1, whole genome shotgun sequence and encodes:
- the LOC135952361 gene encoding titin isoform X1, producing MASSMLTAEVSGSASKEADIDEALKSALHSCANDPDFAIICDFLQKFSKDLGLDLPNFKLLLQWLTKTDEVSPQLREMQIKLLRKTRKTVHEKCWESALSKFCFTYSAQDAWEVERFGYKNSSVKVKLRILRELLECQFERNAKFRAKILTLSADSLRSQPIGRDSLGHAYWVTQDNDCNIRIYQEHLDEEIWQVVATNRDEFVNLIKRLRGSEVVLPCTEIGIIDEDTSSSSSSSRNDADSVQKVHPLEEKNDSQEDEQKVPILSIKLVHGKSSKDDVGKGEEELAAEEDAKQLKKLKNGTEAHDSGEEEFEEVEEEYEDESSSDGESDDEEDDIEDDNKISKKTDNAANQKLDKNSKEKDEDKKVKPLLISQNKILKSENSSSSSNAGKKRALDQVDANSPPRNEGQQVSALKKSRPSLMDSKRSKSVNKYENSNEEGEEDYDDEDESADGEEEIEEEDIDSVAAEEDENEEKQIEDYDDDDEEDEEVGEEISDPVVHVTGEGAGKDCDVGNLLYCIDYGTSSDDDEGFGISDEIVEDIFYVSGEGCGKECLVGNKNNDDDKTTKTTIKNDSEISKTNVETKQESELEISLPQKDNKTTCILSPKNSVPKDDISADSPIKEEELVEKKLNTEENNKKKPENVNDIEKQDNPKDEKSQINGENKSKDLANKTLKETHSEPCETNKLPLSIDNRKPSDEKTHSETTSSEDNQKPSKNLPISKTDSTVLDATSQQSHASKMSALESLKKELRESKQKLLEKKSITTGESSTVKLASPAIYNRKRRLTDQQQTPNTRPPNSESEIDLNSENPEDLPNDQELEVDDDDDVDVGGKRLKMRPKQTNSELRKKIEAQKVAANDETTSSSGGEEELRRRKKIILSKQPTTVPPSINAEEIISNMESTKDNNKLKDNETSTKVIEKSVTATLTQPQAVIKKVTQTTPTKVKPTLAEIIEKKLKKTPEKIENDSTASTAKSLFPSPNKSPITKPLKKNLLTQIRQEENDEDAVPRKRTNSQELNSQTSSDVKTIETTTKISTDMKAIVTKIDIEKQRTTPERQRKRRSSEETIQHDSPEEPEAKKEVTAAVKDKEVTAKRDKPVDTIKEEEITADSNDIEIKKETTIPVSGRRSGRRSGAAPTYVEAIQMKRNRSSTKNATKKEFTECDKVEVIKEETPSKETKASATNLKEKNNVEKLLSDKSKSCSKEDISEDVETKISQTIIKNEIAKPKSSPTTTKTPTKGVRKQRDVDATNIIDVDSETPVRQSRRIAQQKIREEAERRKLEEIALRTMKQELKKKKKAEKQADPTVVPPTTEPSSESEESDVETKRKVQKKKCPGKDGNWSSGSEEQEEPDEEDEEPPHYETDPGSPLFKSDHEFSPESDIEDESQVVPMKRARTVRKEDAVDDASAAAAEEEACQKCNKSDHPEWILLCDNCDKGYHCSCLSPVLFYIPEGDWYCPPCQQEQLIKALENQLKEFDDLVENKKQEEEQVKRLAEEEKVRQEKAEEESKEHKSKKNRRMNAKRNNDNSSADDRSQEENDDEESSTNSDDSRESGAKKQTAKNKNRNRSKNSKNSDKRNHRDRRHNTTRSRRSRLQKRGSGSDSDSQNSKKSRNESKSSNSSSSSSTYSESDNEPIYKLRKRRQINVSYRLNEYDEIINSALKKEMDEAAGAGNLGRGKDISTIIEADKEEKARQKHIDGDEEVAVPPKEEGSKEDKDVKETKEEDFIKTESKEATKDEKKETVEKEDDDDSDAEPIMRKFNIKPSQKKKSRKLTTLDISSEDDNASDEDFKGSSLDDDEEEDTSISASNSDSSLEIYKRHGKSKKKRRKAARRAFRERRKDRRFVVDESDDEDVQRPKSKKKRKDDSDYTESEADDDDISELSENIDSADLCDDTTTDESDGAWRPNQRKKAKKSTIPFVQKSPKPKSSPIKKPKKVEYSDDDVSESEEDDDDDENDNAGSGKGMGKQPRSQPLKTSSSSSKTKGKGKEKPPPKSKKKKKSSEDEGSESDSEDSTRRTRGRRYAYIEDFEDDSSDGGIKPGVQRPDTPPEEREKFIKRQEEIKRMLAEKNAEGAKLVATPRLTPIKTDGEKDKRSPTKTAGGDSLSTVPLSVIRQAKVLDIDYLQRRGESLDDLSNDMGEVDDDFDDADLPDDLPEDMDEDAIARMVEEEEEFGGAAARDLPPPDEVLRTPTIVKPTKMKEVEKPILPASVISTFPSNSPQVTPATLPTPAVSGLQEPVRKRLPMPTMHPPLLRHQQYLMHEAMSNTHHMMQRHGGGQPPTSHLLQSALSAPLTQPLDRNYPPTTPSPSHHSLINRMVHNIPLQPTHVSQALGTNRPPLSLPPPPSILTKSSPMIDHPAQDKSTNPQPVAENKPRGRRKKITPLRDTLQKQQTAAAVTAATATNAALASAIVKNSESVGTGISSQPSSVIKSGSPTKLPMQASVITSMPPTSHTVTNRPGVTMPPISGAYVRADGPRFYDLPGNRISQIGIQRHRGPPQLPPSLLPPHPANRSSYGPPPPLKGSSSGPPAPPSSSPGSIRNPMHHVPPPYLGMPPNARHASPHLNMYSRPPMYGNPNFGPRVNLRPPNIHAPEYSAGSRAYPPYGFYPPPPPLTTPPGQRSGPGSAPRPPTQIPPIPSALTQSPASVIVSAAAAKSSTTPTATAQPTPPPTPDINEPSSSSKPVLVAQDLPIKISPPKTSSPTPVVPQSEKPIIAAVPVAEPRKKLTTLQAYTTNTAKKSPVRPAGDSSGSQSSPGPPTEVNDDNSTPAPSDNTPPTAEQQPTRQERQASEFSGLVSYFSSQHDDYNT